From the Octadecabacter antarcticus 307 genome, one window contains:
- a CDS encoding extracellular solute-binding protein, which translates to MKANLKGLVLAGLTSSATLFAGTAHAVEIEYWQYFFGARVDAMDQLIENFEAANPDINVTMTHFPYADYRTKVAAAIPAGEGPDVVQLFYGWLNDYVEAELIQPLPSDTFPVAQIDADFFPMVQAMKDGDNYWALPTAVRSLALFYNTRLFAAAGIDGPPATLDELMETAAALTQRDGAGNLTTVGLTAGMTAQDHHWWREVLVRQFGGEPYVDDYRTVNYNTEAGVAALDFYTNMFLNEDAVTSIGFMDEPQAAFKAGLAGMHIDGSFRIGSLADIRGLEWGVAELPAGMDGVQSNYSSYWVNAITTKAEGAKYDAAVLFMAYLTSDEAMQIWLDVVGELPAKPSVGMTEENANDDVFGPFIRGLAYANTTKFVNESAQRQVLVEMVERVQLLDMDPAESLAIAAEAEQKILDEYYAE; encoded by the coding sequence ATGAAAGCGAATTTGAAAGGTCTGGTTCTTGCCGGACTGACATCCTCAGCTACGCTCTTTGCGGGCACCGCACATGCGGTTGAAATTGAGTACTGGCAATATTTCTTCGGCGCTCGCGTTGATGCTATGGACCAGTTGATCGAAAATTTCGAAGCAGCAAACCCTGACATCAACGTGACGATGACGCATTTCCCCTACGCCGATTACCGCACCAAGGTCGCCGCAGCGATCCCCGCAGGTGAAGGCCCCGATGTCGTGCAATTGTTTTACGGCTGGTTGAACGATTACGTCGAAGCAGAGCTGATCCAGCCCTTGCCATCCGACACGTTCCCAGTTGCGCAGATCGACGCGGACTTCTTCCCGATGGTGCAAGCCATGAAGGATGGTGACAATTACTGGGCACTGCCAACAGCCGTGCGCAGCCTTGCGTTGTTTTACAACACACGTCTTTTTGCGGCGGCAGGCATCGACGGCCCGCCCGCAACACTTGATGAATTGATGGAAACCGCAGCGGCCCTGACCCAGCGTGATGGTGCTGGCAACTTGACCACTGTCGGATTGACCGCAGGCATGACCGCACAGGATCACCACTGGTGGCGCGAAGTTCTGGTGCGTCAATTCGGCGGCGAACCCTACGTGGATGATTATCGCACGGTGAATTACAATACCGAAGCAGGCGTCGCGGCTTTAGATTTCTACACCAACATGTTCCTGAACGAAGATGCTGTCACCTCAATCGGGTTCATGGATGAACCACAGGCCGCGTTCAAAGCCGGACTTGCGGGCATGCACATCGATGGATCGTTCCGCATCGGCTCACTTGCTGATATTCGGGGCCTCGAATGGGGCGTCGCAGAACTTCCCGCAGGAATGGACGGCGTGCAGTCGAATTATTCGTCTTACTGGGTCAACGCGATCACAACCAAAGCAGAGGGTGCGAAATATGACGCCGCTGTTTTGTTCATGGCATATCTGACGTCGGACGAAGCGATGCAAATCTGGCTTGATGTCGTAGGTGAATTGCCCGCGAAACCATCCGTCGGCATGACCGAAGAAAACGCCAATGATGACGTCTTCGGGCCGTTCATTCGCGGTCTAGCCTACGCAAACACCACGAAGTTTGTGAATGAAAGTGCCCAGCGTCAGGTTCTGGTTGAAATGGTCGAGCGCGTGCAGCTGCTCGACATGGATCCAGCCGAAAGCCTTGCAATCGCAGCCGAGGCCGAACAGAAAATCCTCGACGAATACTACGCTGAATAA
- a CDS encoding carbohydrate ABC transporter permease, with product MYRNLTIRQKQIVWAWAFLALPVLFYTVIRFYPTGNAILISFQNWNLLGSRTWAGLENYDKLWNDPVFWKVFQNTFVYLLLGTPLSLVLSFIIAYHLDKLRFMHGFLRMLYFLPFMTSAVAMAWVWRWFYQDVPIGLFNNILANFGIPQIKFLQSTTNALPAVLAPAVWAGLGFQVIIFMAGIRAIPTSYYEAAKIDGVGWFTVLTQITIPLLRPTIVFIVVFSSIGFLRIFDHVFNMTTNNPGGPLNATKPIVLMIYDTAFNGFDMGYAAAQTVVLFTVLLVVSLVQLRLLRSN from the coding sequence ATGTATCGCAATCTGACCATCCGCCAGAAACAAATTGTCTGGGCTTGGGCCTTTCTGGCGCTGCCCGTTCTGTTTTACACCGTCATCCGGTTCTATCCGACTGGCAACGCGATCCTGATCAGTTTTCAGAACTGGAACCTGCTCGGCAGTCGCACGTGGGCGGGCCTCGAAAACTACGACAAGCTTTGGAACGATCCGGTGTTCTGGAAGGTTTTTCAGAACACGTTTGTCTACCTCCTGCTCGGCACGCCCCTCAGCCTCGTGTTGTCGTTCATCATCGCCTACCACCTCGACAAATTGCGCTTCATGCACGGCTTTTTGCGGATGCTGTATTTCTTGCCGTTCATGACCAGTGCCGTTGCAATGGCGTGGGTCTGGCGCTGGTTCTATCAGGACGTGCCAATCGGGTTGTTCAACAACATCTTGGCCAACTTCGGCATCCCGCAAATCAAATTCCTGCAATCCACCACCAACGCGCTGCCCGCTGTTCTCGCCCCTGCAGTCTGGGCGGGCCTCGGATTTCAGGTCATCATCTTTATGGCCGGAATTCGCGCCATCCCGACGAGTTACTACGAGGCCGCCAAAATTGACGGCGTCGGTTGGTTCACCGTTCTGACCCAGATCACAATCCCACTTCTGCGCCCGACAATCGTGTTCATCGTCGTGTTTTCGTCCATCGGTTTTTTGCGCATTTTCGACCACGTCTTTAACATGACCACCAACAACCCCGGCGGGCCACTGAACGCCACCAAACCGATCGTGCTGATGATCTATGACACCGCGTTCAACGGCTTTGATATGGGCTATGCGGCCGCCCAAACCGTGGTGCTGTTTACGGTCCTGTTGGTCGTCTCACTTGTCCAGCTCCGCCTATTGAGGAGCAATTAG
- a CDS encoding carbohydrate ABC transporter permease — protein MVAAPDIPRASSQALLTATPTKRPRNMGQIIRWFLLFIGGILMVMPIAYMISTSLKWPHEVYNVNLIPKDPTLDNYAYVLEDGRFYWWFVNSMIIATITTICNLLFDSLVGYTLCKFRFPGRKIVFIAILSTLMIPTEMLVIPWYLMSQTFGWLDSYWGIMFPGLMTAFGTFLMKQFFESVPDDFIEAARIDGLNELQIWWTVAMPLVKPALAALAIFVFLGNWTAFLWPLIVTNSVDMYTIPVGLSGFGDEADVAWELIMTGAAISTIPTLVVFLIFQRFIIRGVVMAGLKG, from the coding sequence ATGGTCGCCGCCCCCGATATCCCCCGCGCATCATCGCAAGCCCTGCTCACGGCGACACCCACCAAACGTCCCCGCAACATGGGTCAGATTATCCGCTGGTTCCTGCTATTCATCGGCGGAATCCTGATGGTCATGCCCATCGCCTATATGATCTCAACCTCCCTGAAATGGCCGCACGAAGTTTACAACGTCAACCTGATCCCCAAAGATCCGACACTGGATAATTACGCCTATGTCCTCGAAGACGGGCGGTTCTACTGGTGGTTTGTCAATTCAATGATCATCGCCACGATCACCACAATCTGTAACCTGCTGTTTGACAGCCTTGTAGGCTATACCCTGTGCAAATTCCGCTTTCCGGGCCGCAAAATTGTCTTCATCGCAATTCTGTCCACCTTAATGATCCCGACCGAAATGCTGGTGATCCCGTGGTATCTAATGTCGCAAACCTTCGGCTGGCTTGACAGTTATTGGGGCATCATGTTCCCCGGTTTGATGACGGCATTTGGGACATTCTTGATGAAACAATTCTTTGAATCCGTCCCCGATGATTTCATCGAAGCCGCCCGCATTGATGGCCTGAATGAGCTGCAAATCTGGTGGACCGTCGCAATGCCGCTGGTCAAACCTGCGCTGGCTGCATTGGCTATCTTTGTGTTCCTTGGCAACTGGACCGCGTTCCTGTGGCCGCTGATCGTCACCAATTCGGTCGACATGTACACGATCCCTGTGGGTCTGTCGGGCTTTGGCGACGAAGCGGACGTTGCATGGGAACTCATCATGACAGGCGCTGCAATTTCGACCATTCCAACGCTGGTCGTCTTCCTGATCTTCCAACGCTTCATCATCCGCGGCGTCGTCATGGCGGGGCTAAAGGGATGA
- the argH gene encoding argininosuccinate lyase: MIDNSTFPDPTYKTTVLAPLFEGVKTHYAGHMAAINRAHLVMLVETGILPRADGAKIAQALHAIDTETDISALSYTGEHEDYFFYVEAELRTRLGDLGGALHTARSRNDMDHTLFKMALRTRAGTMLTQITTLTTALIEKARAESATLIVAYTHGQPAQPTTFGHYLAAMIEVLNRDATRLSAAIDNLGHCPMGAAAITTSGFPIDRTRIADLLGFDGPLVNSYGCIASVDYVTGLYSAIKLVFLHLGRVVQDLAFWSSFEVGQLYVPNALVQISSIMPQKRNPVPIEHMRHLASVTCGRCDMVVNTMHNTPFTDMNDSEGEVQQAGYAAFDSGGRVLDLLRAFLPACSINAANVRRNTDAASITITELADSLVRDEGLTFRQAHEIAARIAQSLNGTPLSDGFDTFRAAFQTATGRAPAMDESAFRTATSPETFVARRDRIGGPAPAALAKALTDSAHDVHTVCTLCATRILRISDAEKTRDTAFAQLQET; this comes from the coding sequence ATGATAGACAACAGCACATTTCCCGATCCAACCTACAAAACCACCGTCCTTGCACCGCTGTTCGAGGGTGTGAAAACCCACTACGCGGGGCATATGGCGGCGATCAATCGCGCCCATCTGGTCATGCTGGTGGAAACCGGCATCCTGCCGCGCGCGGACGGTGCGAAAATCGCGCAAGCCTTGCACGCGATAGACACTGAAACCGACATCTCTGCGCTCAGCTACACTGGCGAACACGAAGACTACTTCTTCTACGTCGAAGCTGAACTGCGCACCCGCTTGGGCGACCTCGGCGGTGCCTTGCACACCGCGCGGTCTCGCAACGATATGGATCACACGTTGTTCAAAATGGCCCTGCGCACCCGCGCTGGAACCATGCTGACCCAGATCACGACCCTGACAACCGCGCTGATCGAAAAGGCGCGCGCTGAATCAGCCACCCTCATCGTCGCCTACACGCATGGCCAACCTGCCCAGCCAACGACGTTCGGCCACTACCTCGCCGCGATGATCGAAGTGTTGAACCGTGATGCGACCCGCCTGTCCGCCGCCATCGACAATCTTGGCCACTGCCCGATGGGGGCCGCAGCGATTACCACATCCGGCTTTCCAATCGATCGCACCCGCATTGCCGACCTGCTGGGGTTCGACGGCCCACTGGTAAATTCCTACGGCTGCATCGCGTCGGTGGATTACGTCACCGGACTGTATTCTGCGATCAAACTGGTGTTCCTACATCTGGGCCGCGTCGTCCAAGACCTCGCCTTCTGGTCGAGCTTTGAGGTTGGCCAGCTTTACGTCCCAAACGCGCTGGTGCAGATCAGTTCGATCATGCCGCAAAAACGCAATCCGGTTCCGATTGAACATATGCGCCACCTCGCATCCGTCACCTGCGGGCGCTGTGACATGGTGGTGAACACAATGCACAACACGCCGTTCACCGACATGAACGACAGTGAAGGCGAAGTGCAACAAGCGGGCTATGCCGCCTTTGATAGTGGTGGGCGCGTGCTTGACCTGCTCCGCGCGTTTCTGCCCGCTTGTTCGATCAATGCGGCCAACGTGCGCCGCAACACCGACGCCGCCAGCATCACCATTACGGAACTCGCCGACAGCCTCGTGCGTGACGAAGGCCTGACATTTCGCCAAGCCCATGAAATCGCCGCCCGGATTGCACAGTCCTTGAACGGCACTCCACTTTCGGACGGCTTCGACACATTTCGCGCCGCATTCCAGACTGCGACGGGCCGCGCCCCCGCGATGGATGAATCCGCGTTTCGGACCGCCACCAGCCCCGAAACATTCGTCGCAAGGCGGGACCGGATCGGTGGCCCTGCCCCCGCAGCCCTCGCCAAAGCGCTTACCGACAGTGCACATGATGTGCACACTGTGTGTACGCTGTGTGCCACCCGCATTTTGCGGATTTCTGACGCCGAAAAAACCCGCGACACCGCCTTCGCCCAATTGCAGGAGACCTGA
- a CDS encoding ABC transporter ATP-binding protein, with product MANLALRHLTKSYGKTEVLHDITLDVADGEFVVFVGPSGCGKSTTLRIIAGLEETTTGIIEIGGREVNNLEPKERDIAMVFQNYAIYPHMSVKKNIAFGLRSSKMPKANKEKRIQEVAGILDMVDLLDRKPNQLSGGQRQRVAIGRAMVRNPAVFLFDEPLSNLDAQLRTQMRLEIKKLHQRVGNTIVFVTHDQVEAMTMADRIVIMKDGYIQQVGTPAEVFHQPANTFVARFIGAPSMNLLGGKITGTVVTLENGQNINVPTLSAPSGTDILLGVRPDDLYTGSSNPIMTGTVTVREPLGSETLIYVDTPSGEIIAKADGRHPPDVGETVELGADPENLHVFDTATGEALK from the coding sequence TTGGCCAACCTCGCCCTTCGCCACCTGACAAAATCCTACGGAAAAACTGAGGTGTTGCATGACATCACGCTGGACGTCGCTGACGGCGAATTCGTGGTCTTTGTCGGTCCGTCAGGCTGCGGCAAATCCACCACCTTGCGGATCATCGCCGGCTTGGAGGAAACCACCACCGGCATCATCGAAATCGGCGGACGCGAGGTCAACAACCTAGAACCCAAAGAACGCGACATCGCCATGGTGTTCCAGAATTACGCGATCTACCCGCACATGTCGGTGAAGAAAAATATCGCGTTTGGACTACGGTCTTCCAAGATGCCAAAGGCAAACAAAGAAAAACGAATACAAGAGGTTGCGGGTATCCTTGATATGGTTGACCTGCTTGATCGCAAACCCAACCAGCTGTCAGGCGGTCAACGCCAGCGTGTTGCAATCGGGCGCGCCATGGTGCGCAATCCTGCCGTATTTCTGTTTGATGAACCCCTGTCGAACCTCGATGCGCAACTGCGCACGCAGATGCGGCTTGAGATCAAAAAGCTGCACCAGCGCGTCGGTAATACCATCGTCTTCGTGACCCATGATCAGGTCGAAGCAATGACCATGGCAGACCGGATCGTCATCATGAAAGACGGCTATATTCAACAGGTCGGCACCCCGGCTGAGGTCTTTCATCAACCCGCCAACACATTCGTCGCGCGCTTTATCGGTGCGCCCTCGATGAACCTGCTGGGCGGCAAAATAACCGGAACGGTCGTAACCCTTGAAAACGGCCAAAACATCAACGTACCAACGCTTAGCGCGCCGTCTGGCACGGACATTTTGCTCGGCGTTCGTCCCGATGATCTGTATACTGGCAGCTCCAATCCAATCATGACCGGCACCGTCACAGTGCGCGAACCGCTTGGCTCCGAAACGCTGATCTACGTCGATACCCCGTCTGGCGAAATCATTGCCAAGGCCGATGGTCGGCACCCACCTGACGTGGGCGAAACAGTGGAACTTGGCGCTGATCCCGAAAACCTGCACGTTTTTGACACCGCAACCGGTGAGGCGCTGAAGTGA
- a CDS encoding carbohydrate kinase family protein produces the protein MRKPILCAGRLYCDMVFADAPRLPTLGTEVFAPNLSLHAGGGAFITGATLAALGYPVRQFSNLPATPFDTIVLADMAAHDVDATACKPADNGIDPQITVAIATAGDRAFLTRAAGQAIPDFSAINFADFAHLHIGELRTLQDSPALLDHARAAGLTVSLDCGWQDSYDPDVTALIAAVDVFLPNESEIAALALLGIPQTCARLTVVKSGHKGARARLIDDSAWTNCAVKSPVQVRDATGAGDAFNAGFLSRWLEHAPLRDCLAKGNACGSAAVQIVGGIGFPQHV, from the coding sequence GTGAGGAAACCAATCCTCTGCGCGGGCAGGCTCTATTGCGATATGGTCTTTGCTGACGCGCCACGGCTGCCAACCCTCGGGACCGAAGTTTTTGCCCCCAACCTGTCGCTTCACGCGGGTGGAGGTGCGTTCATAACAGGCGCGACCTTGGCGGCCCTCGGTTATCCCGTCCGGCAATTTTCAAACCTTCCCGCGACGCCGTTTGACACCATTGTGCTGGCAGACATGGCCGCGCACGACGTTGATGCGACCGCCTGCAAACCAGCCGATAACGGGATTGACCCACAAATTACCGTGGCCATCGCAACCGCAGGCGACCGTGCATTTCTTACCCGCGCCGCAGGCCAAGCCATTCCAGACTTCAGCGCAATAAACTTCGCTGATTTCGCACATCTTCACATTGGCGAACTGCGCACGTTGCAGGACTCCCCTGCCCTGCTTGATCATGCGCGCGCGGCGGGACTAACGGTCTCTCTCGACTGTGGCTGGCAGGATTCCTATGATCCCGACGTGACCGCTTTAATCGCCGCTGTGGATGTTTTTCTCCCAAACGAAAGCGAAATTGCTGCCCTTGCGTTGCTTGGCATACCACAGACCTGCGCGCGCCTCACCGTTGTCAAAAGCGGCCACAAAGGCGCGCGCGCACGACTGATAGATGACAGCGCGTGGACCAATTGCGCAGTAAAATCCCCCGTGCAGGTACGCGACGCGACTGGTGCGGGCGACGCCTTTAATGCGGGCTTTTTGTCGCGCTGGTTGGAACATGCCCCGTTGCGAGACTGTCTCGCCAAAGGCAACGCTTGTGGGTCAGCTGCCGTGCAGATCGTAGGTGGAATAGGCTTCCCTCAGCACGTTTAA
- a CDS encoding LacI family DNA-binding transcriptional regulator, with protein MALKTSTLQDVARVAGVSTATVSRTLSNPNVVSESTKIRVSDAVRETGYRINRAARNLRTRRSHSVLVLLPDLANPFFSTILEGISRHLSSKRYSMLIASTKQVHDSGERLIDYLDDARADGMIILDGGLSPDVVASLENAPQAGRILFACEWVDAADFPSVRSENRRGTRAAVNHLYSLGHRKIAHVTGPEGNVLMHTRKDAFVAEIAALKLDLKPDWIIAGDFSLAAGCSAAKVWITMNDRPTAVFCASDQLAMGFIAELVRHNFKVPDDVSVMGFDDIDLAEQFIPPLTSIRQDRHLIGETAATMLMERIESSDGIGKEHAAVVPVSLVIRGSTSPPHT; from the coding sequence ATGGCACTGAAAACTTCAACACTTCAAGACGTTGCTCGCGTTGCAGGGGTTTCGACGGCGACCGTTTCGCGCACTCTTTCAAACCCCAATGTAGTATCCGAATCGACCAAGATCCGCGTTTCTGATGCTGTCCGCGAGACTGGTTACCGCATCAATCGTGCCGCGCGAAACCTTCGTACACGACGGTCCCATTCGGTTTTGGTCTTACTGCCCGATCTGGCCAACCCGTTCTTTTCAACGATCCTTGAAGGCATCTCTCGCCATCTTTCAAGCAAACGGTATTCGATGCTGATCGCCAGCACCAAACAGGTGCATGACAGTGGCGAACGCTTGATTGATTACCTCGACGATGCGCGGGCTGATGGAATGATAATTTTGGATGGTGGGCTAAGCCCCGACGTCGTTGCATCTTTGGAAAATGCACCACAGGCGGGACGCATCCTGTTCGCCTGCGAATGGGTCGATGCCGCAGATTTCCCCTCTGTTCGCAGTGAAAATCGTCGCGGGACCCGCGCAGCAGTGAATCATTTGTATAGCCTTGGACATCGCAAGATTGCCCATGTGACCGGCCCCGAAGGCAACGTACTCATGCACACGCGCAAGGACGCTTTTGTCGCTGAAATTGCAGCTCTCAAACTTGACTTAAAACCGGACTGGATCATTGCCGGTGATTTCTCACTTGCCGCTGGATGCAGTGCAGCAAAGGTATGGATCACGATGAACGACCGCCCCACCGCTGTGTTTTGCGCATCTGACCAACTGGCGATGGGGTTTATCGCTGAATTGGTGCGCCATAACTTCAAAGTACCTGACGATGTCTCGGTTATGGGTTTTGATGACATCGATCTCGCCGAACAATTCATCCCGCCGCTTACATCGATCAGGCAAGACCGCCACCTTATCGGTGAGACCGCCGCAACCATGCTTATGGAGCGTATTGAATCCTCGGATGGGATCGGCAAAGAGCACGCAGCAGTGGTACCCGTTTCTTTGGTCATTCGTGGCAGCACGTCTCCGCCACATACTTAA
- a CDS encoding ABC transporter substrate-binding protein, producing MSKTLKSLLVGTALTVASASQAIELEVTHWWTSGGEAAAVTKFAEAWNATGNTWLDGAIAGSGGTARPIIISRIIGGDPMAATQMNHGRQAEELIEAGLLLDLSEVAEAGGWADIVNPSSLLEGCTLDGKIYCVPVNIHSGQWMWLSHAAYENAGLDVPADWNEFVDSAGELRAAGTLPLAMGQQGWQQNLAFGAITIAVAGTEAWREVTVNKNADVARGPEFTAVFDAMVNARELASGSNVQDWNQATNMVITGTAGAQLMGDWAQGEFAVAGQVEGVDYSCLPGLGLNDVLDTGGDAFYFPVNDDPEITAAQLELAALLISPEVQVSFNLAKGSLPVRGDIDMSAANGCMQKGLEILASGGVLPSGDQSLSADTQTQIEDLMAQFWSGDMPAADAQESYAELIEKAD from the coding sequence ATGTCTAAAACCTTGAAGTCCCTATTGGTAGGGACCGCACTCACGGTTGCATCTGCGTCCCAAGCGATAGAATTGGAAGTTACACATTGGTGGACATCTGGCGGCGAAGCGGCTGCTGTGACTAAGTTTGCTGAAGCATGGAATGCGACCGGCAACACATGGCTTGATGGTGCGATTGCAGGTTCCGGCGGAACAGCGCGCCCAATCATTATTTCGCGCATTATTGGTGGAGACCCGATGGCAGCAACTCAAATGAACCATGGACGGCAAGCCGAAGAGCTAATTGAAGCTGGTCTGCTGCTCGATCTGAGCGAAGTCGCAGAAGCGGGTGGCTGGGCCGATATCGTCAACCCATCCTCATTGCTTGAGGGCTGCACATTGGACGGCAAGATCTATTGCGTTCCGGTGAATATCCACTCCGGTCAATGGATGTGGCTGTCGCACGCAGCATACGAAAATGCTGGCTTGGACGTGCCAGCGGACTGGAACGAATTCGTAGATTCTGCAGGTGAATTGCGGGCCGCAGGCACATTGCCGCTAGCGATGGGTCAGCAGGGCTGGCAGCAAAACCTCGCGTTTGGCGCGATCACTATTGCCGTCGCTGGTACAGAAGCCTGGCGCGAAGTGACGGTTAACAAAAACGCGGACGTGGCACGTGGGCCAGAATTCACCGCAGTGTTTGACGCCATGGTAAATGCACGCGAACTCGCGTCTGGGTCTAACGTACAGGACTGGAACCAAGCGACCAATATGGTCATCACGGGTACCGCTGGCGCGCAGCTCATGGGTGACTGGGCACAGGGTGAATTCGCAGTTGCTGGACAGGTAGAAGGGGTCGATTATTCCTGCCTGCCGGGTCTGGGTCTGAATGACGTTTTGGACACCGGTGGTGACGCGTTCTATTTCCCCGTCAACGATGATCCGGAAATCACAGCAGCACAGCTTGAACTGGCCGCGTTACTGATCTCTCCAGAAGTTCAAGTTTCATTCAACCTTGCCAAAGGATCGCTGCCTGTGCGCGGCGACATCGATATGTCGGCTGCAAACGGTTGCATGCAAAAAGGTCTGGAAATCTTGGCGAGCGGCGGCGTTCTGCCATCAGGCGACCAGTCCTTGTCCGCAGATACGCAAACACAGATCGAAGATCTGATGGCACAGTTTTGGTCCGGCGATATGCCTGCAGCAGACGCACAAGAAAGCTATGCTGAACTAATCGAAAAGGCTGACTAA
- a CDS encoding carbohydrate ABC transporter permease produces the protein MTVAPDPPAQPAKRPRRLFKNLMAKLASLPMILTALVIFVGGTSWTVFYSFTGSRMLPKTEFVGLDQYERLWNSDRWIISIKNLGIYGSCSLVLTLVIGFCLAACLDRKIRFESAFRSIFLYPFALSFVVTGLAWQWILNPEFGLQSVVRGWGWETFTFNPLNDPDTVIFGLLIAGLWQGTGLIMCIMLAGLRGIDEDIWKAARVDGIGTIKTYVVVIIPMMRPVFITALVLIASGIIKLYDLVVAQTGGGPGLSSEVPAKYVIEFMFRAQNLGQGFAASTMMLCSVVIILIPWAFLEFGGRKRG, from the coding sequence ATGACCGTGGCCCCGGACCCCCCTGCGCAACCCGCCAAGCGCCCCCGCCGTTTATTCAAAAATCTAATGGCCAAGCTTGCTTCGCTGCCGATGATCCTGACGGCACTCGTGATTTTCGTTGGCGGCACCTCATGGACAGTTTTTTATTCTTTCACCGGCTCGCGGATGTTGCCCAAAACCGAATTTGTCGGACTTGATCAATACGAGCGCCTCTGGAATTCTGACCGCTGGATCATCTCGATCAAAAACCTCGGGATTTATGGCTCCTGTTCGCTGGTCCTAACGCTGGTTATTGGCTTCTGCCTCGCGGCGTGCCTCGACCGCAAAATCCGGTTTGAGTCCGCTTTCCGTTCCATTTTCTTATATCCCTTCGCATTGTCGTTTGTGGTCACAGGCCTTGCATGGCAATGGATTCTAAACCCCGAGTTCGGCCTTCAAAGCGTGGTGCGCGGTTGGGGCTGGGAAACCTTCACGTTCAACCCACTGAACGATCCCGATACCGTTATCTTCGGTCTGTTAATCGCGGGTCTTTGGCAGGGCACTGGGCTGATTATGTGCATCATGCTGGCCGGTTTGCGCGGCATCGACGAAGACATCTGGAAAGCAGCGCGCGTGGACGGGATTGGCACCATCAAAACCTATGTCGTGGTGATCATCCCGATGATGCGGCCTGTGTTCATCACCGCCCTTGTGCTGATCGCATCGGGGATCATCAAGCTCTACGATCTGGTCGTCGCGCAAACCGGTGGTGGCCCAGGACTGTCATCAGAAGTGCCCGCAAAATACGTGATTGAATTCATGTTCCGTGCCCAGAATTTGGGCCAAGGATTTGCGGCGTCCACCATGATGTTATGTTCTGTGGTGATCATTCTGATCCCATGGGCGTTCCTCGAATTCGGAGGCCGGAAACGTGGCTGA
- a CDS encoding carbohydrate ABC transporter permease: MTVTTTKGPRGPKPKKAFSRANIFLYGTLIMVSMYYLLPLYVMIVTSLKGMPEIRMGNVFGPPMDITFEPWVKAWSEACTGINCDGLSRGFGNSVRILIPSVLLSIIIASVNGYALSNWKFKGSEVFFTILIIGAFIPYQTMLYPIVILLREIGLMGSIGGLVLVHTIFGMPILTLLFRNYFASMPEELFKAARVDGAGFWQIYFQIMLPMALPIFVVAIILQVTGIWNDFLFGVIYTKPSTYPMTVQLNNIVNSVQGIKEYNVNMAATLLTGLVPLLIYFASGKLFVRGIAAGAVKG, translated from the coding sequence ATGACAGTGACAACTACCAAAGGGCCGCGCGGCCCAAAGCCTAAAAAGGCCTTCTCGCGCGCCAATATTTTCCTTTATGGCACACTCATCATGGTCTCCATGTATTACCTGTTGCCGCTCTATGTGATGATCGTAACGTCGCTCAAGGGCATGCCGGAAATTCGCATGGGCAATGTGTTTGGCCCACCGATGGACATCACGTTTGAGCCATGGGTTAAGGCGTGGTCAGAGGCCTGCACAGGCATCAATTGTGACGGTTTATCGCGTGGCTTTGGCAATTCTGTCCGCATCCTGATCCCGTCGGTTTTGCTGTCGATCATCATTGCGTCAGTGAACGGTTACGCGCTGTCGAACTGGAAATTCAAGGGCTCAGAAGTCTTCTTTACGATCCTGATCATCGGTGCGTTTATCCCTTATCAAACCATGCTGTACCCGATCGTGATACTGCTACGTGAAATCGGATTAATGGGGTCTATTGGCGGGCTGGTTCTGGTGCATACGATCTTTGGTATGCCGATCCTGACGCTGTTGTTTCGAAACTACTTCGCCTCGATGCCCGAAGAACTATTCAAGGCGGCGCGGGTGGATGGTGCAGGTTTCTGGCAGATTTATTTCCAAATTATGTTGCCAATGGCGCTGCCGATTTTCGTCGTCGCGATCATTCTGCAAGTCACCGGTATCTGGAACGATTTCCTGTTTGGCGTAATTTACACCAAACCGTCGACATATCCGATGACGGTGCAGCTCAATAACATCGTGAATTCGGTCCAAGGAATCAAAGAATACAACGTCAATATGGCGGCAACGCTGCTGACGGGTTTGGTCCCACTCCTCATTTATTTTGCCTCTGGCAAACTCTTTGTCCGCGGTATTGCCGCTGGCGCGGTAAAAGGCTGA